The following coding sequences are from one Triticum aestivum cultivar Chinese Spring chromosome 5A, IWGSC CS RefSeq v2.1, whole genome shotgun sequence window:
- the LOC123104647 gene encoding tetratricopeptide repeat protein 1, protein MVVIELEPEHEGEETTRPSSPPEFVEAPDPRRAEVDEEAFEDALTDEQLREKARSQANDAKAEGNKHFAAGQYEDALSQYEIALQIAAELESSEDISSACHSNRAVCFLKLGKYDETIKECTKALELNPSYLKALLRRGEAHEKLENYDDAIADMKKIIELDPSNQQAKKSLFRLEPLAAEKKEKMKEEMIAKLKDLGNSVLGRFGMSVDNFKAVKDPNTGSYSVSFQK, encoded by the exons ATGGTGGTGATCGAGCTCGAGCCGGAGCACGAGGGCGAGGAGACGACACGCCCCTCCTCGCCGCCGGAGTTCGTGGAAGCCCCGGACCCGAGGAGGGCGGAGGTGGACGAGGAGGCCTTCGAGGACGCGCTCACCGACGAGCAGCTGCGGGAG AAAGCTAGAAGCCAAGCAAACGATGCAAAAGCAGAAGGAAACAAGCATTTTGCAGCTGGACAGTACGAGGATGCATTATCACAATATGAAATTGCACTGCAAATTGCTGCTGAACTGGAATCTTCTGAAGACATATCCTCTGCATGCCATTCAAATCGTGCTGTATGTTTCTTGAAATTG GGGAAATATGATGAAACAATTAAGGAGTGCACCAAAGCGCTTGAGCTGAATCCTTCATATTTGAAAGCTCTGCTTCGGAGGGGAGAAGCACATGAAAAGCTTGAAAACTATGATGACGCTATTGCTG ATATGAAAAAAATCATTGAGCTAGATCCTTCAAATCAACAGGCTAAGAAATCATTGTTCCGACTTGAGCCACTGGCAGCAGAGAAAAAGGAAAAGATGAAGGAGGAAATGATTG CAAAGCTGAAAGATCTGGGCAACTCGGTGCTGGGGCGGTTTGGGATGAGCGTGGACAATTTCAAAGCTGTCAAGGATCCAAACACTGGCTCGTACTCCGTTTCTTTCCAGAAGTAG